Within Cucumis melo cultivar AY chromosome 4, USDA_Cmelo_AY_1.0, whole genome shotgun sequence, the genomic segment tcaaattttgtagaTTTTCTATTGATGTTTATCGTTTATCTTTATTagaatttaaaatgttattatattttacaaatattttaaacatttttttcgtttacaataatttttcttttaatttttataatttgaaagtttttttaaaatttttttgaacaataaaaaaatagaaagaataaAACATGGTGTTGCAAAAATCTTTGTTGGCAACAACAATAACTTTGTTTCGAGGGGGGAGAAATGTGACTTGCAAAACAAAGAAAACTAAACCATTATTATGGTGCTAGCTACATACACTTTGATACTTCAGTTAAAAGAGTGAAATATTGTATAACTTCTAGGATTTGAGAGCGAAAATTGAATGAATTATATTGAAGCTATAAATGACGTATTTATAGGAGTAGTTAAACTCATAAAGGTTTGGGTTTGGACTACATTATGATaaggaaaattattttagattATAAAACTTCTGAAAGTATCTACAAACATAACACAATATCACAATCTATATCTAATAGAACATGATAGATTACTATTTGTGTTTATTATGACATGGATAAACATACATAAATAGTAGTCGATCTTGGATTGtgagattttgctatattttgtgaatattttaatttattttattatatttgaaaaatagttGTTATAATGACTCTTTATTTTCTCTAGTCGAGACACATACCATTTTGCTAAGCTCGTCCTCAATCATGGTTGTGAACAATCTTCACTGGGACCATTTTGGTCTTAAAACGATGTTCCTAATGAGGAGCATTCACACACGTTCCATTAAGCATTTTGTTAGGCTTAGTATTAGCTAACTTTTAGGTTGGATACATCGACTTGTTCCAAGCTTAGCTAGGCTCGTTTGGCCCTAGGATACTACATTTgacttttttaatttattttcctAGCATTGTCACTTTTGTTCGTATTTTGTCAAAATTTCCGACATCCAAAAGCACTCTATCAAagcaaatatttacaaaataccctagtttgacaaaaaagaaaaaaatcattagATAATTGGAGTCAAAATATTTTTGATAAACATTTAAAAAGTCAATCGAAACCTGAGACATGCCATGATATTGTATAAAACTACAACACATTGTTTTCCATTTTTTGCTTATggtaaaacaaaacatttttagggtagaatattttcaaatataagaaaaaaaacaactaaaatatttacaaaatatcgTGATAAACATTTATAGATTAATAGTATCACaagttttgttatatattttattaaatattttcaacattttttattttccctcctaagctctctctctctatattttttttttggtaatgtCGTCCACTTTGTACCGTTGTATAAAATCCAAGTAAATTTAAGAAACAAACCCTGTGAAAATTAGGAGAAACAaacacaaaattttaaaaacaaaaattaaaatagttatTATAATGTCAATATCTTCAAAGCGATGTTTTAAATGCTCGCCCAAAAATAGATGATTTTggaaaaagttttaaaaaatttattaccTAAATAACTTTACACATCAAACatcaaatagaaattaatgTAAAACACAATCGAGATTATATCTTTTCGATCTCCATTGTCAACTAACTGAGtttggaaaatgaaaaagaaaccaaataaataaagaaaaatgtggcctaaaataattattatggaTTTTCCATTTCTGAAAAAAATTGAACAGATAAATGAATGAAATTtcataaaagtaaaaaaaaaaaaaagggaaatcCACAATGTGGCCAATGTACATTACTTCCATGGagatttcaaagaaaaaaagaaagagttcTCGGTTGGTCTATGAGAgtatttctaaaaaaagaaaaagaaaatttgataataataaaaaggaaatgtaattcttttattacttaaatactttttttaaaattttatgaaaaggaaaaaagaaaaaagaaaatccaaGCCCATTGATCTGTCCGGGCCAGTTAATGGGCCGGGAGAACCTGAATTGGGGCGTGGGCTGGGCCGTGAATTTGGGCCCTAAGAGAGATAGACCTCTACACTGGAACTTCGTTTGGAATGGCATAACGGGCAAGTCTGAGCCACTTGGTCACAGTCTGCACAGAGGCAGAGATGACGGCACGGCAAAATCAGCATCGAAGCCAACCGTTTTCTACACGCTTTGCAACTCGGTCCCGAAATCACGACTCGTTCCGGGTCAATATGAGCCGACTCCGCGTCATCGGCTTGTCCTTCCACGCCCACGGTTCCGCCGTCTCCTCCGTCGCATCCACCGCCGGACATCGCTTGTTGCAGTTGTGCTTGTAGAGATACGGCGGTGGCTTCCTGTGCCCTAGCCTTTGCTTGCCAGACCTGTGCCTCGACACTAAGCTGGGCGGCGCGTGCTTCTAACTCGGCATTTCGGCGCGTGGCTTTCTCCACCTCCGCCTCCCTCTCTCGTAACCTTCTGGCTACCGATTCCTCCACCGCATCGAGGAGCGCACGATAGTGTCTCTGTCTTTTCTCTGCTAATGTGCGCCGTAGTTGCTCTTCCTGTGACGGATGGAACTCCTTCAGAAATTTAAAATCAAGACGGAAGATGAAACTGGTTGTATGTTAGGGAGTGAATTAGCACCTGCGCTTGAAGGAATTGGTCTATTTCTTCTTGTTGCCGTTTGAAATTTGAGGCGAAATCCTCTGTTAATAGCGGTAAGAAAGCGGATGATGATTGACGAACGAGATTGTGGTTGTGATTATGTTGTTGCTGTTGCTGTTGCTGTTGGTTCTGTTGATGATCACCGGAGGAGAGGCGGAGGCCGGTGGAGACGACATTGTTTTGATGGTTATGGAGCTTAGCAAGGTCAACAAGAAGAGGAGGATGAGGCTGGTGCTGTAACGGAGATAGATTGATTGGAGTCGCGACGGTTGTAGTAGCAGTAGAGATTTCTCTTCCTCTCTTCCGAGAATTGCTTCCTGGTTTCATCAGaaatccaattgattaattgaTTTCTAAAAGGTACATCCTCTTCTCACAACTCAAATTTATCTCAATACTTTTGTCTGATGTTTCATAACTAGAATAGAACAGCACAAAAACCTAAAGAaatccatccatccatccaaaaaaaaaaaaaaaaaaaaaaacaatgtacAAGAAAACTCACCTATATTATTGTTGAACATCATATGAGTCTGGTCAAGAAACCCCCCTGGTTGTGGCTGTAATGAATAATCATGCCCTTCTTGACCATTCCTAAAATCATAACCAAAAAATCCAAAAAACCCATTAAAGGATTTGGAAAAACTTAAcaacaaaaacaagaaaagtAAGTAGAAAATGTGTAAATACACACACCTGTTCAATAACAAAACATTAGAAGGATATTGGGCCTGAACAGCCATGAAGAAAGGAATGATTATAGATTGAAGATTGAAGAAGAtaagggaaagaagaagaaggtgggTGAGGCAATGTGAAGAAGATTAGGAATGAAggataacaataataataaaaggtaGCATAAGAGAAGCA encodes:
- the LOC103503495 gene encoding BOI-related E3 ubiquitin-protein ligase 1 isoform X2 — its product is MAVQAQYPSNVLLLNRNGQEGHDYSLQPQPGGFLDQTHMMFNNNIGSNSRKRGREISTATTTVATPINLSPLQHQPHPPLLVDLAKLHNHQNNVVSTGLRLSSGDHQQNQQQQQQQQHNHNHNLVRQSSSAFLPLLTEDFASNFKRQQEEIDQFLQAQEEQLRRTLAEKRQRHYRALLDAVEESVARRLREREAEVEKATRRNAELEARAAQLSVEAQVWQAKARAQEATAVSLQAQLQQAMSGGGCDGGDGGTVGVEGQADDAESAHIDPERVVISGPSCKACRKRLASMLILPCRHLCLCADCDQVAQTCPLCHSKRSSSVEVYLS
- the LOC103503495 gene encoding BOI-related E3 ubiquitin-protein ligase 1 isoform X1; protein product: MAVQAQYPSNVLLLNRCVYLHIFYLLFLFLLLSFSKSFNGFFGFFGYDFRNGQEGHDYSLQPQPGGFLDQTHMMFNNNIGSNSRKRGREISTATTTVATPINLSPLQHQPHPPLLVDLAKLHNHQNNVVSTGLRLSSGDHQQNQQQQQQQQHNHNHNLVRQSSSAFLPLLTEDFASNFKRQQEEIDQFLQAQEEQLRRTLAEKRQRHYRALLDAVEESVARRLREREAEVEKATRRNAELEARAAQLSVEAQVWQAKARAQEATAVSLQAQLQQAMSGGGCDGGDGGTVGVEGQADDAESAHIDPERVVISGPSCKACRKRLASMLILPCRHLCLCADCDQVAQTCPLCHSKRSSSVEVYLS